Genomic window (Paenibacillus sp. 37):
CATAATAAAAATAATAGGTAACCTGCTTAGGCAGTATACATTACCTTTGTTTAAAAAACAACGTGTTACATTTTTGTAACAAAAATCATCTCGTGTCAAAGGAAACTAAACACTTAAATCATATATATTTTCTTTTCTGTTCTGAGTAACATGACGTTATAACATATGTTTCGCACTTCCATTATAACTGGCTAGACGCGTCCATGGTCAGAGAATACCTTATTATACGTCGAAGGAGCCTTACAACATGGATAAACAACAATTGTCCAAAGATATTCTCAAACTGGTTGGTGGGGAAGAGAATATCGATCAAGTTACACACTGCATGACTCGACTCAGATTCAATCTAAACGATAACAATCAAGCAGACAGAACAACGTTAAAAAACACACCTGGCGTTATGGGTGTAATGGAAAACGGTGGACAGTTTCAGGTGATTATTGGCAATGAAGTTTCCGAAGTGTACAGAGCACTAGTGACCAATATGAGCATGAAGCCTAACGCAGAGAGTGCTCCAAAAGGTGGAAAGAAACAAAGGAATCCGATCAGCGCATTATTTGACTTCATCTCGGGCATGTTCACGCCAATTCTGCCAGCAATTGCTGGCGCAGGTATGATCAAAGGGATCGTGTCCATTCTGGTGGCTCTTGGTTGGATGACGAATACAAGCTCAACCTATATCATTTTATCCGCCGTTGGCGATGGTGCATTCTACTTCCTGCCTATTCTTCTGGCCGTTAGTGCTGCGAAGAAAATGGGTAGCAATGTTTATGTGGGAGCTGCATTAGCGGCTGGTCTTATGCACCCAACCATTACAGCCTTGTTTCAAGAGGGTAATACATCGTTTGCAGGCATTACAGTTATTGCTACATCCTATGCATCATCGGTTATTCCCATCGTCATTGCAATCTGGATCTCTGCTTACGTGGAGAGAGCTATAGACCATGTTACGCATGCTTCACTCAAAATGATTGTTGTACCCACTGTAACGTTACTTATTATGGTACCGCTAACCTTGATCGCGATCGGGCCACTGGGTGGCATTATTGGAAACGGTTTATCTGGGGGTATCAGATGGTTATTTGATAACGCATCCATTTTTGCAAGTATTTTAATTGGTGGCACGATGTCTGTACTGATTATTACTGGCATGCATTACGCACTGTTGCCGCTTGCAGTTGGTTCGATTGCAACACTTGGTTACGATTTTATCGTTCCATTAATGTTCGCAGCTAATATGGCCCAGGGTGGTGCCGCATTTGGTGTGGGCTTCAAGTCTAAAAATACCCAAACCAAATCACTTTCATATTCTACAGGACTGACCGCTCTTATGGGAATTACGGAGCCAGCCATGTACGGAATTAACATGAAATTCAAAAAACCATTTATTGCAGCGCTCATTGGGGGCGCAGTCGCTGGAGCGTTTCTGGGAGCCTTTTCGGTTAAAGCCTATTTCATTAGCACTGT
Coding sequences:
- a CDS encoding beta-glucoside-specific PTS transporter subunit IIABC, which encodes MDKQQLSKDILKLVGGEENIDQVTHCMTRLRFNLNDNNQADRTTLKNTPGVMGVMENGGQFQVIIGNEVSEVYRALVTNMSMKPNAESAPKGGKKQRNPISALFDFISGMFTPILPAIAGAGMIKGIVSILVALGWMTNTSSTYIILSAVGDGAFYFLPILLAVSAAKKMGSNVYVGAALAAGLMHPTITALFQEGNTSFAGITVIATSYASSVIPIVIAIWISAYVERAIDHVTHASLKMIVVPTVTLLIMVPLTLIAIGPLGGIIGNGLSGGIRWLFDNASIFASILIGGTMSVLIITGMHYALLPLAVGSIATLGYDFIVPLMFAANMAQGGAAFGVGFKSKNTQTKSLSYSTGLTALMGITEPAMYGINMKFKKPFIAALIGGAVAGAFLGAFSVKAYFISTVGLPGAASYVGPDISNLLYALIAALIAFVVASVITYILGFQEEVPAPSATSATISVVTEDTELQDEQIFSPISGEVKPLSLVPDPAFSEEMMGKGFAIQPAEGRAVSPVNGTVFSVSKSGHAIGLVSDLGAEMLIHIGIDTVKLKGQFFSPKVQAGAKVSVGDLLMEFDREEIEKAGYNMITPVIITNMHQYTDVESAGRTNILEKEWMYTVKV